The following proteins are co-located in the Phocoena phocoena chromosome 1, mPhoPho1.1, whole genome shotgun sequence genome:
- the LOC136117894 gene encoding LOW QUALITY PROTEIN: translation initiation factor IF-2 (The sequence of the model RefSeq protein was modified relative to this genomic sequence to represent the inferred CDS: inserted 1 base in 1 codon; deleted 2 bases in 1 codon; substituted 1 base at 1 genomic stop codon), with product MTVILCCTDRKVSQNSDGHLQRDLHKVDLMRYSTGSRAALQAPRPAARPARGQCRTAPLGPRXGGRLGLRTAPQQVTLTARLRVRRRPAGRPGFGGAAARAGEGVWPGSAGPGSRIPSSSSPEGRLRRRWAPGXRGRSPGASATQERERQGGLGGSPRPRPRDRDPEPGPHGRPDAEREPPREARPWVPRRRPPSSLSPSPAALSPRLGRAAPGPAAGRSTHRSARAAAIPRAAAAAAAAAPRSPAGRSAPTFPPPHLPPRLRTRPTARAPTCAAAADASEIGKTAPARRSAVLQPPPPRLALGDRSSRRLSFSAGRRRGRSGEGSGAEPRSRTN from the exons ATGACTGTAATACTATGCTGCACGGATCGAAAAGTTTCCCAAAATTCTGATGGTCATCTTCAGAGAGACTTACACAAAGTCGATCTGATG CGGTACAGCACCGGATCTCGGGCAGCGCTCCAGGCCCCGCGTCCTGCCGCGCGCCCGGCCCGGGGCCAGTGCAGGACCGCCCCTCTGGGTCCGA CCGGCGGGCGACTAGGGCTACGGACCGCTCCGCAACAGGTCACCCTGACCGCGAGACTGCGGGTCCGCAGGCGGCCAGCTGGGCGGCCGGGCTTCGGGGGCGCAGCTGCTAGGGCCGGGGAGGGGGTGTGGCCCGGCTCGGCGGGTCCCGGCTCCCGGATTCCCAGCTCCAGCTCACCTGAAGGGAGGCTGAGGCGCCGCTGGGCGCCAGGGTAGCGCGGGCGGAGCCCGGGGGCTTCCGCCacccaggagagagagaggcaaggcGGGCTCGGAGGGTCGCCGCGCCCCCGGCCTCGGGACAGAGACCCGGAGCCGGGACCCCATGGCCGC CCTGACGCCGAGAGGGAGCCGCCGAGGGAGGCGCGGCCCTGGGTTCCCAGACGCcggcccccctcctccctcagcccgAGCCCCGCAGCTCTCTCTCCGCGCCTGGGTCGAGCAGCGCCGGGGCCCGCGGCCGGGAGATCAACACACCGCAGCGCCCGAGCCGCCGCCAttccccgcgccgccgccgccgccgccgccgcggctcCGCGCAGCCCGGCGGGGCGCAGcgctcccaccttccctcccccgcACCTCCCACCGAGGCTCCGCACCAGGCCCACGGCGAGGGCACCGACCTGTGCAGCCGCGGCAGACGCTTCGGAGATTGGAAAGACGGCGCCGGCCCGCCGCTCCGCCGTTTTGCAGCCGCCGCCGCCTAGGCTAGCGCTCGGCGACCGGAGCAGTCGGCGTCTCTCATTCAGCGCCGGCCGCCGCCGCGGCCGCTCAGGGGAGGGGA GCGGGGCGGAGCCGCGCTCGCGCACCAACTGA